DNA from Candidatus Alcyoniella australis:
GCTTGTCGTGCTTCTCCAGCAGCGTGACCGCGTGCCCCATGCGCGCCAAATGAAACGCCGCGCTCAGACCCGCAGGGCCCGCGCCGACGATCGCCACGCGCTTACCGCTTGAGGGCCGCACTACGCCGGGCAATGCCGAGCGCTGGGCGTGCTCGCCGGCGAAGCGCTCCAGGGCCTGGATCGACAGCGCCTGGTCGTGCTCGCGCCGGTTGCACTTGCCCTCGCAGGGGTGGAAGCAGACCCGGCCGCAGGTACGCGTCAGCGGATTCTCCTGCTTGAGCCGCACCCAGGCGTCAAGAAAGCGGCGCTCGCCGATCAGCCGGATGAAGCCCTCGATGTCGTTGCCCGCCGGACAGCCGTTGTTGCACGGCGGCACCTTGTTTTGGAAGCTCGGCCGCAGGTAACGCCACGAGCCGGTGGCGTTGTGCTCCATCGTGGCCAGGCTGACCACCAATTCGGGAATCTCGGCGAGCGTGTTGAAGATCAGCGGCTTGTGTTCCATCTAATCTCTCTTCCAGTGCAGTGGTTCAAGCGGGCAGCACCGTCGCCTCGTAGGCCACACGCGCGGCCTCGGCGTTGTTATCGGGCTTGATCGGCACTTCCTCGACGATCGCCTCCACCACCGAGTCGATTCCCACCAGTCCCGTGGCTTTGGCGAAACCGCCGAGGATCGAGGTATTGACGATCGGGCTCGAACGCGAGCCGAGGTGAAAGCGCAACGCGATCGACTGCGCGTCGACAGTGGCCAATTTAAAATCGTCGAGCCCGCTGAACGATTCGGGCGGCTCCGGCGAGTTGATTAAAATCCAGCCCCCCTTGTGCAGCCCGGCGGTGACGTTGGCCACCTGCAGCAAGGTCGGATCGAGCACCACGATATGGTTCGGCTCGTAGATGTTGTTGCGGATCAGGATTTTATCGCGGTCAAAGCGCGTGAACGCAGCCACCGGCGCGCCGCGGCGTTCGACGCCGAAGGCCGGGAAGCTCTGGACCCACATCCCCTCCTTGAACAGGGCGCAGGCCAGGATCTTGCCGGCGATCACGGCTCCCTGGCCGCCGCGACCATGGAAACGGACCTCGATCATGCTTCCTCCCGCTGTTGCACGGCTCTCATTCGCCGTAGGGGTAGATCACGGCGATCGCCTTGGGCACGACCTCGCCCACGCCGCGCAGGCAGTGCGGTTTCTTCGAGTAGAAATAGAGCGCGTCACCGGGCTGCAGCAGCACGCGGTCCTCGCCCGAGACGAACTCGACCTCGCCCTGGAGCACGTAGATGAACTCCTCGCCCTCGTGGCTGACAAGCTTGGGCGGCTGCCCCGGGTCGAGGGTGAACTCGACGAAGAACGGTTCCATGCGCTTGCCGCTGAGCCGATAGGCCAGCGATTCGTAGTTGTACTGCAACGGCGTGGCGTCCGCCTGCTGCAATCGGCGGATCTGGCGCCCCTCGCCGTGGCGCACAACCTCGATCGCGTCGGTAAACGGTGCGTCTTGGAAAAACGTGTCCACTGTTGTGCCCAGCGCCTTGGCGATGTTCACCAGCGCGGCCACGGTGGGCGCGATCACGTCGCTCTCCATCTGCGAGAGCAACACCACCGGCATACTGGTGCGCTCGGAGACCTGTTCGATGCTCAGGCCCTGCTTGGTTCTCAGGGTGCGGATTTTGCGTCCGATGGCCAGCCGACGGACCTCCTCTTTAATCTTCTCGGGCATCGCGCGTCTCCTAATGTCGCCTAATCCGCATGATTGTTGACGGTTATTCGAATTTTACATAAACAAGCCGTCTTTGCAATTTCGGCCGTCCGGCGCGCTCAGGGCGTTTGGAACTCGCTTTGGATCAACGGCCGGTCGCGCGATGGCCGGTCGAGTTGGATTTTCTTGCGCACGCCGTCGGCCTCGATCATCAGGCTGCCGCGGCCGATCCACTCCAATTGCAGCTCGTCGCGTTTAAGCAGGATGATCCCGGCGACCCGCGGCCGCAGCATCCCCGGATCAAGCACAATCAGATGATTCTTATTCCAGCCCAGCCACACCGTGCGGTATAGGCCCAGCCCCCACAGCAGCATCGAGATTATCCACGGAG
Protein-coding regions in this window:
- a CDS encoding XRE family transcriptional regulator, with the protein product MPEKIKEEVRRLAIGRKIRTLRTKQGLSIEQVSERTSMPVVLLSQMESDVIAPTVAALVNIAKALGTTVDTFFQDAPFTDAIEVVRHGEGRQIRRLQQADATPLQYNYESLAYRLSGKRMEPFFVEFTLDPGQPPKLVSHEGEEFIYVLQGEVEFVSGEDRVLLQPGDALYFYSKKPHCLRGVGEVVPKAIAVIYPYGE
- a CDS encoding 2-oxoacid:acceptor oxidoreductase family protein, whose translation is MIEVRFHGRGGQGAVIAGKILACALFKEGMWVQSFPAFGVERRGAPVAAFTRFDRDKILIRNNIYEPNHIVVLDPTLLQVANVTAGLHKGGWILINSPEPPESFSGLDDFKLATVDAQSIALRFHLGSRSSPIVNTSILGGFAKATGLVGIDSVVEAIVEEVPIKPDNNAEAARVAYEATVLPA